Proteins encoded in a region of the Haloarcula sp. CBA1129 genome:
- a CDS encoding energy-coupling factor ABC transporter ATP-binding protein, with amino-acid sequence MIAVRDLRYQYGAVAVLDGVTLSIPDGQYCLLVGPNGSGKTTLVRHLNALLTPDAGTVTVDGTDVTDDPVVARTQIGMVFQHPRDQFVAATVGADVAFGPENLGLDRDEIDRRVEAALDAVDLGGAADTRIDALSGGEQARVAIAGALAMEPNYLVLDEPLVGLDWPARESVLAHLDALAADGTGIIVVTHDLRDLHERADRLVALHEGRVVFDESPSAALDTLPDLGVRDPRC; translated from the coding sequence CGACGGGGTCACGCTGTCGATACCCGACGGCCAGTACTGCCTGCTCGTCGGGCCAAACGGGAGCGGCAAGACGACGCTCGTCCGGCATCTCAACGCTCTGTTGACGCCGGACGCCGGCACCGTCACTGTCGACGGGACCGATGTGACGGACGATCCCGTTGTCGCCCGGACGCAGATCGGGATGGTGTTCCAGCACCCCCGCGACCAGTTCGTGGCCGCGACCGTCGGCGCAGATGTGGCATTCGGCCCGGAGAACCTCGGACTCGACAGGGACGAGATCGACCGTCGTGTCGAAGCGGCGCTCGACGCTGTCGACCTCGGTGGGGCCGCCGATACCCGTATCGACGCCCTCTCGGGCGGCGAACAGGCCCGCGTCGCTATCGCTGGGGCGCTCGCCATGGAGCCGAACTACCTCGTGCTCGACGAGCCGCTTGTCGGGCTCGACTGGCCGGCTAGGGAGTCGGTGCTTGCCCACCTCGACGCGCTGGCCGCCGATGGGACGGGTATCATCGTCGTCACTCACGACCTCCGTGACCTCCATGAACGGGCCGACCGCCTCGTCGCGCTGCACGAGGGGCGGGTCGTCTTTGACGAGTCGCCGTCAGCAGCACTCGATACCCTCCCGGACCTCGGCGTCCGAGACCCGCGATGCTGA
- a CDS encoding energy-coupling factor transporter transmembrane protein EcfT, whose protein sequence is MLSYRPGSTFAHRLDPRSKLLVQFGLAIAAIAHPTLPWLVGTTAFALVTLAAARLSPLAVLRAYRVVLTVLALAPLVAGIAFGPPWFRVEPALRSALYVGRILPVLFVSAAYLTSTPVRHTRAAVQRLIPGKPGQILGIGMALVVRLFPLVLADVREVRDAIHARGGADRPLWDRVRLLTVRSLERTLDRSDRLSVALRARCFAWNPTLPPLSFAGRDYPVLAVGIALAVSPLVPI, encoded by the coding sequence ATGCTGAGCTACCGGCCCGGGTCGACGTTTGCCCATCGGCTGGACCCGCGGTCGAAGCTCTTGGTCCAGTTCGGCCTCGCTATCGCCGCGATTGCTCACCCGACGCTACCGTGGCTCGTCGGCACGACCGCGTTCGCGCTGGTGACGCTCGCAGCGGCCCGGCTCTCACCGCTGGCCGTCCTGCGCGCCTATCGGGTCGTCCTTACGGTGCTGGCGCTGGCCCCGCTGGTCGCTGGTATCGCGTTCGGTCCGCCGTGGTTTCGGGTCGAGCCGGCGCTCCGCTCGGCGCTGTACGTCGGGCGCATCCTCCCGGTGTTGTTCGTCAGCGCCGCCTACCTCACGTCGACGCCGGTCCGGCACACACGGGCGGCGGTCCAGCGCCTGATTCCCGGCAAGCCCGGTCAGATACTCGGTATCGGGATGGCGCTGGTCGTCCGTCTGTTCCCCCTTGTGCTCGCGGACGTTCGGGAGGTGCGCGACGCAATCCACGCTCGCGGCGGTGCGGACCGCCCGCTGTGGGACCGTGTCAGGTTGCTCACCGTTCGCTCGCTGGAACGCACGCTCGACCGCTCGGACCGGCTCTCGGTCGCCCTGCGAGCCCGCTGTTTCGCGTGGAACCCGACGCTCCCGCCGCTTTCTTTTGCTGGCCGTGACTACCCGGTGCTCGCCGTCGGAATCGCGCTCGCGGTGTCGCCGCTCGTTCCGATCTAA
- a CDS encoding PAS domain S-box protein, translating into MTGALRGRHLDGEADVVGERIRVLHIDDDPDFVAVAADSLEAADDRISVETATSARDGLDRLAENGFDAVVSDYDMPKMNGIELLDAIRETNPDLPFILFTGKGSEEVASEAISMGVTDYLQKSFGVEVYELLANRIENAVSESRAKRQAAESERRVRELTEATNDILWEFTADLSELLVINSAYEDIWGRSVADLRDNPYDFLNGIHPEDRELMKDAMRRLMDGKSADVECRVNATEEYQRWVWIQGEPITNGDGEIVRVAGFARDVTERRSRERELEATKNQLAEHNQTLRQLYEISADPDASFEEKIQGVLNLGRERLGTTGAFLSSNDTDRDEFTIRYASGNDERLKLGTVTPLSESYCRKIIDTGNIMAIADASEEGWGSDPAYERWDYETYIGGEVRVRNAHSGTLCFVDRSPRETPFTEDEKTFVHLAAQWVSYELERQQREQRLERYKEYTDDMLDAIDDVFYVLDSDGRFRRWNESLLNVTGYSAAEVAGAHGAEFFPEEHQDLVGAAIESVFDGGTTRVEVPFITEGGEQIPHEFTATRVEDPDGNPMLAGIGRDITERKAREQELTRTKDLLDQAQRIASVGGWEVDVTDEPRDMTVTSEFYRIHGLGPDDELSIESIIDLCHPDDRDVVRTEFQQAIETAEGYDMEVRIGSDEHYRWVRALCEPVTENGDVVKLRGSVQDITDRKLRERELEETRERMEIALETTNTVVWDREFESGDLSYYPGSETLYGTDIGSLDEFLPLVHPEDQSDVAARIESAAETGMYEAEFRIIRDGEVRWMEAKGRVESDGDGTPVRAIGIDRDITERKHREQELEDTNERLEEFTSIVSHDLRNPLSVAEGRVELAQQESDSEHLDSASDALARMRTLIDDLLAAARDEQSAVDAGVVALADTAERCWNNVETSDAELTVETDAVVRADRSRLGQLLENLFSNSVEHGSTSSRPRADDSVAHGGDDVTVTLGELDDGFYVEDDGDGIDEADRSRVFETGYSTSDDGTGFGLWIVAEIADAHGWTVSIDEGSDGGARFEITGVEVVE; encoded by the coding sequence ATGACCGGAGCGCTTCGCGGCCGACATCTCGACGGCGAGGCGGATGTCGTCGGCGAACGGATTCGGGTATTACACATCGACGACGACCCTGACTTCGTGGCTGTCGCAGCGGATTCTCTGGAGGCCGCAGACGACCGTATCTCCGTCGAAACCGCGACCAGCGCACGAGACGGGCTCGACCGGCTCGCCGAAAACGGATTCGACGCTGTCGTCTCCGACTACGACATGCCGAAGATGAACGGCATCGAACTGCTCGATGCGATTCGGGAGACGAACCCGGACCTGCCGTTCATTCTGTTCACCGGCAAAGGCAGCGAAGAGGTAGCCAGCGAAGCGATCTCGATGGGCGTAACCGACTATCTGCAGAAGTCGTTCGGGGTCGAGGTGTACGAACTACTGGCGAACCGCATCGAAAACGCGGTCTCCGAGTCCCGCGCGAAGCGACAGGCCGCCGAGTCAGAGCGTCGCGTCCGTGAACTCACCGAAGCGACTAACGACATCCTCTGGGAGTTCACGGCCGACCTGAGCGAACTGCTCGTTATCAACTCCGCGTACGAGGACATCTGGGGACGGTCGGTGGCCGATCTTCGGGACAATCCCTACGACTTCCTGAACGGCATCCATCCCGAAGACCGCGAACTGATGAAAGACGCGATGCGGCGTCTCATGGACGGCAAGTCGGCCGACGTCGAGTGCCGTGTCAATGCAACAGAGGAGTATCAGCGCTGGGTCTGGATACAGGGCGAACCGATCACTAACGGCGACGGCGAGATAGTTCGCGTCGCCGGGTTCGCCCGCGACGTTACCGAGCGGCGGAGCCGCGAGCGTGAACTTGAAGCCACCAAGAACCAGCTCGCGGAACACAACCAGACACTCCGGCAGCTCTACGAGATCAGCGCCGACCCCGACGCCTCGTTTGAAGAAAAGATCCAAGGGGTCCTGAATCTGGGCCGGGAGCGTCTGGGGACCACTGGCGCGTTCCTGTCCTCGAACGATACTGACCGCGATGAGTTCACCATCCGCTATGCGAGCGGGAACGACGAACGGCTCAAACTGGGGACCGTCACGCCGCTATCGGAGTCGTACTGCCGGAAGATTATCGACACAGGGAACATCATGGCAATCGCAGACGCGTCCGAAGAAGGATGGGGGTCAGACCCGGCATACGAACGGTGGGACTACGAGACGTACATCGGCGGCGAGGTTCGTGTCCGTAACGCGCATTCAGGAACGCTCTGTTTTGTCGACCGGTCACCCCGCGAGACTCCCTTCACCGAGGACGAGAAGACGTTCGTCCATCTCGCGGCACAGTGGGTGAGCTACGAACTCGAACGCCAGCAACGCGAGCAACGCCTCGAACGGTACAAGGAGTACACCGACGACATGCTGGACGCCATCGACGACGTGTTCTACGTCCTCGACAGCGACGGCCGCTTCCGGCGCTGGAACGAAAGCCTGCTGAACGTGACCGGCTACTCAGCCGCCGAAGTAGCTGGGGCACACGGAGCCGAGTTCTTCCCGGAGGAGCATCAGGACCTCGTTGGGGCCGCTATCGAATCGGTGTTCGATGGCGGCACCACCCGTGTGGAAGTGCCGTTTATTACGGAAGGCGGGGAACAGATCCCCCACGAGTTCACGGCGACCCGCGTCGAGGACCCCGATGGGAACCCGATGCTGGCCGGTATCGGCCGGGACATTACCGAGCGGAAGGCACGCGAGCAGGAACTGACGCGGACGAAGGACCTCCTTGACCAAGCCCAGCGGATCGCGAGCGTCGGCGGGTGGGAGGTAGACGTGACAGACGAGCCGCGGGATATGACGGTGACAAGTGAGTTCTACCGGATACACGGACTGGGGCCGGACGATGAACTGAGCATCGAATCCATCATCGACCTGTGCCACCCCGACGATAGGGACGTTGTCAGGACGGAGTTCCAGCAGGCGATAGAGACAGCCGAGGGGTACGACATGGAGGTGCGTATCGGCAGCGATGAGCACTACCGATGGGTCCGTGCACTGTGTGAGCCAGTCACCGAGAACGGCGACGTGGTCAAACTTCGGGGCTCCGTGCAGGACATCACCGACCGAAAGCTCCGGGAGCGCGAACTGGAGGAGACGCGCGAGCGGATGGAAATTGCGCTAGAAACCACCAATACGGTCGTCTGGGACCGTGAGTTCGAGTCCGGTGACCTGTCGTACTACCCCGGGTCCGAGACGCTGTACGGCACAGATATCGGGTCGCTAGACGAGTTTTTACCACTGGTCCATCCAGAGGATCAGTCAGACGTGGCGGCCCGCATCGAATCAGCGGCCGAGACCGGGATGTACGAAGCCGAGTTCCGGATCATCCGTGACGGCGAGGTCCGGTGGATGGAGGCGAAGGGCCGCGTCGAATCCGACGGCGACGGGACGCCGGTTCGGGCAATCGGTATCGACCGTGATATCACCGAGCGCAAGCACCGCGAGCAGGAACTGGAGGACACGAACGAACGTCTCGAAGAGTTCACCAGCATCGTCAGCCACGACCTCAGGAACCCACTATCCGTCGCCGAGGGGCGCGTCGAACTGGCCCAACAGGAGTCCGACAGCGAACATCTCGACAGCGCCAGCGACGCACTCGCGCGAATGCGGACGCTCATCGATGACCTACTCGCGGCTGCACGCGACGAGCAGTCGGCGGTTGACGCTGGCGTGGTGGCGCTCGCGGACACGGCCGAACGGTGCTGGAACAACGTCGAAACCAGCGACGCCGAACTCACTGTCGAGACAGACGCCGTCGTTCGTGCCGACAGAAGCCGATTGGGACAACTGCTCGAGAACCTGTTCAGCAACAGTGTGGAGCATGGCTCCACAAGCAGTCGGCCAAGGGCCGACGACAGCGTGGCACACGGCGGCGACGACGTGACAGTCACCCTCGGGGAACTTGACGATGGGTTCTACGTCGAGGACGACGGCGACGGCATCGACGAGGCGGATCGGTCGCGCGTGTTCGAGACCGGATACTCGACGTCGGACGACGGAACTGGGTTCGGGCTCTGGATCGTCGCGGAGATCGCCGACGCCCACGGCTGGACGGTAAGCATCGACGAGGGGAGCGACGGCGGCGCGCGGTTCGAGATTACCGGCGTCGAGGTCGTGGAGTGA
- a CDS encoding DUF5781 family protein produces the protein MDVHVQGGPAEPFLGARDLFSTEHDLNRPVTVRVREDPDERTRVSHSDDAHKLTISRQAATSAMARELALHEYAHMRHHERGHPSHTQSTREAIYLALAGHSVEQRKLTHCYQIANHMKDVYADDIWMPVVPGDKLVPFLEASLAAAVADRPGDPPAWGRSTASTRIRHHSEPAARLTPAADPDITAVNAAFALALCERHELVDSGHRLYDLAHAAAQDAESVDITEFKRHFAALSPEPDESEFRKALVDVTRAYAGDGGGRAAD, from the coding sequence ATGGACGTGCATGTGCAGGGTGGGCCGGCCGAACCGTTTCTCGGAGCGAGGGACCTCTTCTCGACGGAACACGACCTGAACCGACCGGTGACCGTCCGGGTCCGGGAGGACCCAGACGAGCGTACCCGCGTCAGCCACAGCGACGACGCCCACAAGCTGACAATCTCCCGTCAGGCCGCGACGAGCGCGATGGCCCGCGAGCTGGCGTTACACGAGTACGCACATATGCGCCACCACGAACGGGGGCATCCGTCACACACCCAGTCGACGCGGGAGGCGATCTATCTCGCGCTGGCGGGGCACTCGGTCGAACAGCGGAAGCTCACGCACTGCTACCAGATCGCCAACCACATGAAAGACGTCTACGCCGACGACATCTGGATGCCGGTGGTGCCCGGCGACAAGCTGGTGCCGTTTCTGGAGGCCAGCCTCGCAGCTGCCGTCGCGGACCGGCCCGGCGACCCGCCGGCTTGGGGCCGTTCAACAGCGTCGACCCGGATACGCCACCACAGCGAACCGGCCGCACGGTTGACGCCGGCCGCAGACCCGGACATCACGGCCGTCAACGCCGCGTTTGCCCTTGCGCTGTGTGAGCGTCACGAGCTGGTCGATTCGGGCCACCGGCTGTACGACCTCGCCCACGCCGCGGCCCAAGACGCCGAATCAGTCGATATCACGGAGTTCAAGCGTCACTTCGCAGCACTCTCGCCCGAGCCGGACGAGTCCGAATTCCGGAAAGCACTCGTCGACGTGACTCGGGCGTACGCTGGTGACGGCGGCGGTCGCGCGGCGGACTGA
- a CDS encoding PLP-dependent aspartate aminotransferase family protein has translation MTRHPHLDTIAVDTETASAAGDVTLPIHLSSTYELPGLDTDLSLEDVDPEKGEFLYSRLSNPTRHGLEQELAALEGGERAYAFSSGTAAVATAVLSLVEPGDHVVAFDDLYAGTRRMFETLFRDQLGVDVEFVDATDVDAVAAAMTPATELVWVETPTNPGIKLCDIDAIAAVAADYGATVGVDNTFASPYFQQPLSLGADLVAHSTTKYLNGHSDAVGGALITDDPEVAERVEFRQQIALGNMLAPFDSYLISRGIKTLGVRMTRHENNAMTLAQYLDEHERVEAVHYPGLESHPQHDLACEQMQGFGGVLSFELAGDMADAKRFLEALETVTLAVSLGGVESLAELPAAMTHEPLSPAARDELGISDTLIRLSVGIEAVEDLRADLERGFAALES, from the coding sequence ATGACTCGACATCCACACCTCGACACAATCGCGGTCGATACCGAGACGGCGTCAGCAGCAGGGGATGTCACGCTCCCGATACACCTCTCGTCGACCTACGAACTGCCCGGGCTCGACACGGACCTTTCGTTAGAGGACGTCGACCCAGAGAAAGGGGAGTTCCTCTACTCGCGACTGTCAAACCCGACGCGACACGGCCTCGAACAGGAGTTAGCCGCGCTAGAAGGCGGAGAGCGCGCCTACGCATTCAGTTCGGGGACAGCAGCCGTTGCAACAGCGGTGCTCTCACTGGTCGAACCGGGTGACCACGTCGTTGCGTTCGACGACCTGTACGCGGGTACGCGACGGATGTTCGAAACGCTGTTCCGGGACCAGCTTGGTGTCGACGTAGAGTTCGTCGACGCGACTGATGTCGACGCTGTTGCGGCCGCGATGACGCCGGCAACGGAGTTGGTCTGGGTCGAAACACCAACGAATCCGGGCATCAAACTGTGCGACATCGACGCGATTGCAGCCGTTGCCGCCGACTACGGCGCGACGGTCGGGGTCGACAACACCTTCGCAAGTCCGTACTTCCAGCAGCCGCTATCGCTCGGTGCGGACCTCGTGGCTCACAGCACGACGAAGTACCTCAACGGTCACAGCGATGCTGTCGGCGGTGCGCTGATTACCGACGATCCCGAGGTGGCCGAACGGGTGGAGTTCCGCCAGCAGATCGCGCTTGGGAATATGCTCGCCCCGTTCGACAGCTATCTCATCTCGCGGGGCATCAAGACGCTGGGCGTCCGGATGACCCGCCACGAGAACAACGCTATGACCCTTGCGCAGTACCTTGACGAGCACGAACGCGTCGAAGCGGTCCACTATCCGGGATTGGAAAGCCATCCACAGCACGACCTCGCTTGCGAGCAGATGCAGGGCTTTGGCGGCGTGCTCTCGTTCGAACTGGCTGGGGACATGGCCGACGCCAAGCGCTTTCTCGAAGCCCTAGAGACGGTTACACTGGCAGTCAGCCTTGGCGGCGTCGAGAGCTTGGCGGAGCTCCCGGCGGCGATGACGCACGAACCGCTCTCACCGGCGGCACGGGACGAACTCGGCATCTCTGATACGCTCATCCGGTTATCGGTCGGTATCGAGGCCGTCGAGGACCTCCGGGCCGACCTAGAGCGCGGTTTCGCGGCGCTTGAGTCCTGA
- a CDS encoding elongation factor EF-2 — protein MGRRKKIVQECETLMDDPEHIRNIAIAAHVDHGKTTLTDNLLAGAGMISDDTAGEQLAMDTEEDEQERGITIDAANVSMTHEYEDQNHLINLIDTPGHVDFGGDVTRAMRAVDGALVVVDAVEGAMPQTETVLRQALREGVKPTLFINKVDRLISELQEGPEEMQKRLLAVIQDVNELIRGMTEEMDDIEDWTVSVEEGTVGFGSALYKWGVSMPSMQRTGMDFGEIMELERNDNRQELHERTPLSDVVLDMVCEHFPNPVDAQPMRVPRIWRGDAESQLADDMAMVNEDGEVVLMVTDIGVDPHAGEIAAGRVFSGTLEKGQELYVSGTAGKNRIQSVGIYMGGEREEVDRVPAGNIAAVTGLKDAIAGSTVSSEEMTPFESIEHISEPVITKSVEAQNMDDLPKLIETLQQVAKEDPTIQVEINEDTGEHLISGQGELHLEVIGQRIERNQGIPINTGEPIVVYREAPQDDSREVEGRSPNNHNRFYISIEPLGEDIVETIKMGEASMDMPELERREALQDAGMDKDDSQNIEHIHGTNILLDETKGIQHLNETMELVIEGLEEALDDGPLASEPVQGSLIRLHDARLHEDAIHRGPAQVIPAVREAVHNALIDASIKLLEPIQQVRIDVPNDHMGAASGEIQGRRGRVDDMYQEGDLMVVEGVAPVDEMIGFSSDIRSATEGRASWNTENAGFQVLADNLQPDKISEIRERKGMKQELNPAIDYF, from the coding sequence ATGGGCCGACGTAAGAAAATCGTCCAAGAATGTGAGACACTGATGGACGATCCGGAGCACATCCGGAACATCGCCATCGCTGCTCACGTCGATCACGGAAAGACGACACTGACAGACAATCTGCTGGCCGGTGCCGGCATGATTTCCGACGACACCGCCGGCGAACAGCTGGCGATGGACACTGAGGAAGACGAACAGGAACGTGGGATCACCATCGACGCGGCTAACGTTTCGATGACCCACGAGTACGAGGACCAGAACCACCTCATCAACCTCATCGACACGCCCGGCCACGTCGACTTCGGTGGCGACGTGACCCGTGCGATGCGTGCCGTCGACGGCGCGCTGGTGGTTGTCGACGCTGTCGAGGGCGCGATGCCCCAGACCGAGACGGTGCTTCGGCAGGCGCTCCGCGAGGGTGTCAAGCCGACGCTGTTCATCAACAAGGTCGACCGCCTTATCTCCGAGCTTCAGGAAGGACCCGAGGAGATGCAGAAGCGCCTGCTCGCGGTCATTCAGGACGTCAACGAGCTCATCCGCGGCATGACCGAGGAGATGGACGACATCGAGGACTGGACGGTCTCCGTCGAGGAAGGGACTGTCGGCTTCGGCTCCGCGCTGTACAAGTGGGGCGTCTCGATGCCGTCGATGCAGCGCACCGGCATGGACTTCGGCGAAATCATGGAGCTAGAGCGCAACGACAACCGTCAGGAGCTCCACGAGCGCACGCCGCTGTCCGACGTGGTGCTCGACATGGTGTGTGAGCACTTCCCGAACCCCGTCGACGCCCAGCCGATGCGCGTTCCGCGTATCTGGCGTGGTGACGCCGAATCCCAGCTCGCCGACGACATGGCGATGGTCAACGAGGACGGCGAAGTCGTCCTGATGGTCACCGACATCGGTGTCGACCCTCACGCCGGCGAAATCGCCGCCGGGCGTGTCTTCTCCGGCACGCTGGAGAAGGGTCAGGAGCTGTACGTCTCCGGCACTGCGGGCAAGAACCGCATCCAGAGCGTCGGTATCTACATGGGTGGCGAGCGCGAGGAGGTCGACCGCGTCCCCGCCGGGAACATCGCCGCTGTCACGGGCCTCAAGGACGCCATCGCTGGCTCCACTGTCTCCAGCGAGGAGATGACACCGTTCGAGTCTATCGAGCACATCTCGGAGCCGGTCATCACGAAGTCCGTCGAGGCACAGAACATGGACGACCTGCCGAAGCTCATCGAGACGCTCCAGCAGGTCGCCAAGGAAGACCCGACCATTCAGGTCGAAATTAACGAAGACACCGGCGAACACCTCATCTCCGGGCAGGGTGAGCTGCACCTGGAAGTTATCGGCCAGCGTATCGAGCGCAATCAGGGTATCCCGATCAACACCGGTGAGCCGATTGTTGTCTACCGCGAGGCCCCACAGGACGACAGCCGCGAAGTCGAAGGTCGCTCGCCGAACAACCACAACCGCTTCTACATCAGCATCGAGCCGCTCGGCGAGGACATCGTCGAGACGATCAAGATGGGCGAAGCGTCGATGGACATGCCGGAACTGGAGCGCCGTGAAGCGCTGCAGGACGCTGGCATGGACAAGGACGACTCCCAGAACATCGAGCACATCCACGGGACCAACATCCTGCTCGACGAGACGAAGGGTATCCAGCACCTCAACGAGACGATGGAACTCGTCATCGAAGGTCTCGAAGAGGCCCTCGACGACGGTCCGCTCGCGTCCGAGCCGGTTCAGGGGTCGCTCATCCGTCTCCACGACGCCCGCCTCCACGAGGACGCCATCCACCGTGGTCCGGCTCAGGTCATCCCTGCGGTGCGTGAGGCCGTGCACAACGCACTCATCGACGCCAGTATCAAGCTGCTGGAGCCGATTCAGCAGGTCCGCATCGACGTGCCCAACGACCACATGGGCGCTGCGAGCGGCGAAATCCAGGGCCGCCGTGGCCGCGTCGACGACATGTACCAAGAAGGCGACCTGATGGTCGTCGAAGGCGTCGCGCCGGTCGATGAGATGATCGGCTTCTCCTCGGACATCCGCTCGGCCACCGAGGGCCGTGCCTCTTGGAACACCGAGAACGCTGGCTTCCAGGTCCTTGCTGACAACCTCCAGCCGGACAAGATCAGCGAGATCCGCGAGCGCAAGGGCATGAAGCAGGAACTGAACCCGGCTATCGACTACTTCTAA
- a CDS encoding peptidase, protein MFALQATSLSTGVALLVFGTFAVVGAGIGAVGSAVAQRLSNPVARYRQLFLGIVLPFTLLSYVIFLVVGLGHLIAGGQTGVVSAVLATFAELLAAGIVGLAAYAPTVPGIRSVRDIELSTGQAVVRMGRYVLGITALVTVVVVPLETGLSPPALLALVAVFAVTVQAVSPWVIPLIRSVDRPDEATAETLARLQERAGLTVRDVRVFDTEQERTANVTVRGVPGYRRLFVTSTFLDVFDDETATALLAVQAGRQNARVLTRVMGGLLIAVVPLFVALADIGPLWPLVGASLGLFTVGLWVTRRGVRAADDYAAERVGPDAVADALERYADVHDMEPSRRRFANPFSKSPPLGNRIDRLREQAGE, encoded by the coding sequence GTGTTCGCCCTCCAAGCTACATCGCTGTCGACAGGCGTAGCGCTGTTGGTCTTCGGAACGTTCGCCGTCGTCGGAGCGGGCATCGGCGCAGTCGGGAGCGCAGTCGCCCAACGACTCTCGAACCCCGTTGCCAGATACCGGCAGTTGTTCCTCGGCATCGTTCTCCCGTTCACGCTGCTGTCGTACGTCATCTTTCTCGTGGTCGGACTCGGCCACTTGATTGCCGGTGGACAGACCGGAGTAGTCAGCGCAGTGCTAGCGACGTTTGCCGAACTGCTTGCCGCCGGTATCGTCGGGCTGGCCGCTTACGCGCCAACCGTTCCGGGTATCCGTAGCGTTCGGGACATCGAACTCTCGACCGGCCAAGCGGTCGTCCGGATGGGGCGATACGTCCTCGGAATCACTGCGTTGGTGACTGTCGTCGTGGTACCGCTCGAAACTGGGCTGTCGCCCCCCGCATTGCTGGCTCTCGTTGCCGTTTTCGCTGTCACCGTACAGGCCGTTTCCCCGTGGGTCATTCCGCTAATACGGTCGGTCGATAGACCGGACGAGGCGACAGCGGAGACACTAGCGCGACTCCAAGAGCGTGCGGGACTTACTGTCCGAGACGTTCGGGTGTTCGACACCGAACAGGAGAGAACCGCGAACGTGACTGTCCGCGGCGTCCCCGGGTATCGTCGCCTGTTCGTGACGAGTACGTTCCTCGACGTGTTCGACGACGAGACGGCAACGGCCCTCCTCGCAGTCCAAGCTGGCCGGCAGAACGCCCGGGTGCTTACCCGAGTCATGGGTGGTTTGCTCATTGCAGTGGTCCCGCTGTTTGTGGCACTCGCCGACATCGGCCCGCTGTGGCCCCTCGTCGGGGCGAGTCTCGGGCTTTTCACTGTCGGTCTGTGGGTCACTCGCCGCGGCGTCCGGGCAGCCGACGACTATGCGGCCGAGCGCGTCGGCCCGGACGCCGTTGCCGACGCGCTCGAACGGTACGCCGACGTTCACGACATGGAACCGTCCCGCCGACGGTTCGCTAACCCGTTCTCGAAGTCGCCGCCGCTGGGGAACCGAATCGACCGGTTACGGGAGCAAGCGGGTGAATAG
- a CDS encoding amino acid-binding protein: MSDSTDEVRSYTVRLELVDEPGELLRALEPIATNGGNLLSIFHERGNVTPRGHIPVEVDLEATPERFDGIVDALRDAGINVIQAGAEQYSEALTIILTGHLVNTDLSDTLSRIHESTDATVTDLSLSAPEGTDDASSARIRLATEEGAVDETMSAIRTVADEKGLHVIEPLAAGGEA; the protein is encoded by the coding sequence ATGAGCGACTCGACCGACGAGGTACGGTCCTACACAGTTCGGCTGGAACTGGTCGACGAACCGGGCGAACTGCTGCGGGCGCTCGAGCCCATCGCCACCAACGGCGGGAACCTCCTCTCTATCTTCCACGAGCGGGGGAACGTGACCCCGCGAGGTCACATCCCCGTAGAGGTCGATCTGGAGGCGACCCCCGAGCGGTTCGACGGTATCGTCGACGCACTCCGGGACGCGGGGATCAACGTCATTCAGGCCGGAGCCGAGCAGTACAGCGAGGCGCTGACGATAATTCTCACCGGCCACCTCGTCAACACAGACCTCTCTGACACGCTTTCGCGGATTCACGAGTCCACGGACGCGACTGTGACCGATCTTTCGCTGTCGGCACCGGAGGGCACGGACGATGCCTCCAGTGCGCGCATCCGACTGGCGACGGAGGAGGGTGCGGTCGACGAGACGATGTCCGCTATTCGGACTGTTGCCGATGAAAAAGGGCTCCATGTCATTGAGCCGCTCGCTGCAGGAGGTGAGGCATGA